Proteins from a genomic interval of Chanos chanos chromosome 3, fChaCha1.1, whole genome shotgun sequence:
- the cacfd1 gene encoding calcium channel flower homolog, which produces MSSEDATAPTKTNTDDDGMSWWYRWICKIAGVLGGISCAIAGVWNCVTINPLNIAAGVWMVLTAFVLFLCEVPFCCQFIEFANAVAARADRLKPWQKALFYCGMALFPIVLKMSFTTLFGNAIAFATGVLYGLASLGKKGDAVSYARLQHQKQGDEEKLTGTTDGSVP; this is translated from the exons ATGAGCTCTGAGGACGCAACGGCTCCAACAAAAACTAATACCGACGACGATGGCATGTCTTGGTGGTACCGATGGATCTGCAAAATCGCTGGTGTGCTCGGTGGCATAT catgtgCAATAGCAGGGGTATGGAACTGTGTGACAATTAATCCTCTGAATATTGCAGCAGGAGTCTGGATGGT tTTGACGGCGTTTGTGTTGTTCCTGTGTGAGGTTCCATTCTGTTGTCAGTTCATTGAGTTTGCTAATGCAGTGGCGGCACGTGCAGACAGACTTAAGCCCTGGCAGAAAGCTCTCTTCTACTGCGG GATGGCACTGTTCCCCATTGTTCTGAAGATGTCTTTCACCACTCTGTTTGGAAATGCCATTGCCTTTGCTACAGGAGTCCTCTATGGTCTCGCCTCACTCGggaaaaa ggGTGATGCTGTGAGTTACGCCCGTCTGCAGCACCAAAAAcagggagatgaagagaagcTCACGGGAACGACTGATGGATCTGTGCCGTGA
- the rexo4 gene encoding RNA exonuclease 4, giving the protein MSKVKPNKKESTPNAKISQATNGKEKQKSGKKKKKRFFKQTEKKDIVKDGHKSKTALPPKDAKEFSANWKSLLEVLKSSPDVKNAQTNHLNKTNREKEEHQKKIHKENPKLTRATQPSPGKLIKNGDSTFSNQGNKKETKAGKRKATESHTGKEKTRNSKKTRVEVEKKTAEADLWFDDVDPDDLEAAVGPEAADIFRRKHGLQKSDPQTTERALVKEHAYEGLTRAVAMDCEMVGVGPSGEDSIVARVSIVNQFGKCIYDKFVKPTEKVTDYRTAISGIRPEDIRDGEDVKVVQKEVAEILQGRILVGHAIHNDLKVLLLNHPKKKIRDTQKYKPFKTLVKSSRPALKELCKQMLNVDVQRGEHSSVQDAQATMRLYTLVKKRWEAELKASREQKADKAANSQMQPK; this is encoded by the exons ATGTCTAAAGTAAAACCGAATAAGAAAGAATCGACTCCGAACGCGAAGATCTCTCAGGCCACAAATGGGAAGGAAAAGCAAAaatcaggaaagaaaaaaaagaaaagattttttaagCAAACCGAAAAGAAAGACATTGTGAAAGATGGACATAAGAGCAAAACTGCTCTTCCCCCAAAAGACGCAAAGGAGTTCTCGGCTAACTGGAAGAGTCTGTTAGAG GTGCTTAAATCAAGCCCTGATgtgaaaaatgcacaaacaaaccaTTTGAATAAAACCAACAGGGAAAAGGAGGAACATCAAAAGAAAATTCATAAAGAGAATCCCAAACTCACCAGAGCAACGCAGCCAAGTCCTGGAAAATTAATCAAAAATGGTGACAGTACTTTTTCTAACCAAGGAAACAAGAAAGAGACCAAAGCTGGGAAAAGGAAAGCAACTGAATCCCatacagggaaagaaaaaacaagaaacagcaAGAAAACAAGAGTAGAAGTTGAGAAAAAGACAGCCGA GGCTGATCTCTGGTTTGATGATGTTGACCCTGATGACCTTGAGGCTGCCGTGGGCCCAGAAGCAGCAGACATCTTCCGAAGGAAACACGGCCTACAGAAGAGTGACCCACAGACCACTGAGAGGGCTCTGGTGAAGGAGCATGCCTATGAAGG GCTGACTCGAGCAGTTGCCATGGACTGTGAGATGGTGGGGGTGGGTCCAAGTGGAGAGGACAGTATTGTGGCCAGAGTATCCATCGTTAACCAGTTTGGCAAATGCATCTATGACAAATTCGTCAAACCCACAGAGAAAGTAACTGACTACAGAACAGCGATCAGCGGTATCCGGCCAGAGGACATCAGAGACG gtgaAGATGTGAAAGTGGTCCAGAAAGAGGTCGCAGAGATTCTTCAGGGCAGGATCCTTGTGGGTCATGCCATTCACAATGATTTAAAG GTTTTGCTTTtgaatcatccaaagaagaaaatcagagacacacagaaatacaaaccCTTTAAGACACTTGTAAAG AGTAGTCGGCCAGCGTTGAAGGAGCTCTGTAAACAGATGCTGAACGTTGACGTCCAACGTGGAGAACACTCATCT gtccAAGATGCCCAGGCCACAATGAGGTTGTACACCCTGGTGAAGAAGCGGTGGGAGGCAGAGCTGAAAGCCAGCAGAGAGCAAAAAGCAGACAAAGCTGCCAACTCACAAATGCAGCCAAAATGA